In Capsicum annuum cultivar UCD-10X-F1 chromosome 7, UCD10Xv1.1, whole genome shotgun sequence, one genomic interval encodes:
- the LOC107877517 gene encoding extracellular ribonuclease LE-like precursor (The RefSeq protein has 3 substitutions compared to this genomic sequence): MKMKNLSLLLLTLTLLFISVCSQVQQTQFVYRWPETYCEKATPTVACTKIPLQFTLVGFWGTDSSGGIQQGCQDTGKYDWAKVFTTETANKLTAFWPSLSTQDPTEMWKAAWTTYGTCLISKFKTPTQYFNRAIRLSDAIGGGNLFQGQLIGKDGIVPCDSATYTNAEILKSLTAVTTVNNQKEKKVSFTCNSIYSTHAYLNQVTFCYTNNAQYYTDCPTTVISKRCNVPNIIVPRPPTPTARASSLQDLLTGEKIGPNVLWETLGQLF, encoded by the exons ATGAAAATGAAGAACCTCTCTCTCTTACTTCTCACTCTCACACTACTTTTCATTTCTGTTTGTTCACAAGTACAACAAACACAATTTGTTTATAGATGGCCAGAAACTTATTGTGAAAAAGCTACTCCAACAGTGGCATGTACCAAAATTCCTCTACAATTTACCTTAGTTGGATTTTGGGGAACAGATTCCAGTGGAGGAATTCAACAAGGTTGCCAAGATACAGGAAAATATGATTGGGCCAAAGTg TTTACTACTGAAACGGTCAATAAACTCACAGCATTTTGGCCATCCCTCAGTACACAAGACCCCACAGAAATGTGGAAAGCAGCTTGGACAACATATGGAACATGCCTAATATCAAAGTTCAAAACTCCAACACAATACTTCAATAGGGCTATAAGATTGTCTGATGCAATTGGAGGAGGAAATTTATTACAAGGTCAATTAATTGGAAAAGATGGAATTGTCCCTTGTGATTCTGCTACTTACACCAATGCTGAAATCTTGAAGTCACTCACAGCAGTTACAACAGTCaacaatcaaaaagaaaaaaaagtgtcaTTCACTTGCAATAGCATTAATTCAACTCATGCTTATTTGAATCAAGTTACATTTTGCTACACAAATAATGCACAATATTATACAGATTGTCCAACTACTGTCATTAGCAAACGTTGTAATGTTCCAAACATTATTGTTCCTCGTCCTCCAACTCCAACTGCTCGAGCTTCATCTCTACAG gatCTTCTAACTGGAGAAAAGATTGGACCAAATGTCTTATGGGAGACCCTTGGTCaactattttaa
- the LOC107876295 gene encoding LOW QUALITY PROTEIN: ribonuclease S-4 (The sequence of the model RefSeq protein was modified relative to this genomic sequence to represent the inferred CDS: inserted 1 base in 1 codon), which produces MFLYKAPTLLLHQSTQTTNLSTPQPPHTKKKKNMNKPPIFLILLVVITSQHAHSQTPQLLRFVLQWPPIFCTQLNHAPQPGRCTEPILQHDLTLHGLWPADSNGFLISXPVQPDPNWRQVFTKTRENDLLKFWPSLREKQQPGVDWSLWIHEWRVHRVCGGAATTAAAIVYFDTAIKINAMIRKGNLFNYLKTNGIIACDSLAFTRKEIFDAIQKVFILSPPPPPPHAPPPPRAPPPPPRAPPPPPPPPPNLNVYLSCYEFDSKNKTHVYLNEVSLCTDLAGTNFIACPQQRPAGVTTCSSGARIMLPHPKPQPILPEVTDGIYPVFE; this is translated from the exons ATGTTCTTATATAAAGCTCCCACTCTACTACTACATCAATCCACTCAAACAACTAATCTTTCAACCCCACAACCCCCGcacacaaaaaagaagaaaaacatgaaTAAACCTCCCATCTTTCTCATTTTGCTAGTTGTAATAACTTCTCAGCATGCTCATTCCCAAACTCCCCAACTCTTGAGATTTGTGCTTCAATGGCCACCAATTTTCTGTACGCAATTGAATCATGCACCACAACCAGGCAGGTGCACAGAACCAATTCTTCAGCATGATTTGACACTCCATGGCCTTTGGCCAGCAGATTCAAATGGATTTCTGATTT TTCCTGTACAACCAGACCCAAATTGGCGTCAAGTT TTTACAAAGACTAGAGAAAACGATCTTTTGAAATTTTGGCCGTCACTTAGAGAGAAACAACAACCCGGGGTCGACTGGTCTCTATGGATTCATGAGTGGCGTGTGCATAGAGTGTGTGGAGGAGCAGCAACAACAGCAGCAGCAATAGTATACTTTGATACAGCAATTAAGATCAATGCAAtgataagaaagggaaacttgtTCAATTACTTGAAAACAAATGGGATTATTGCATGTGATAGCTTGGCTTTTACTAGAAAAGAAATATTCGACGCGATCCAAAAGGTGTTTATTCTTTCTCCTCCACCTCCACCTCCTCACGCTCCTCCCCCTCCTCGCGCTCCTCCACCTCCTCCTCGCGCTCCTCCACCTCCTCCTCCACCTCCACCGAACCTTAATGTTTACCTCTCATGTtatgaatttgattcaaaaaaCAAAACTCATGTTTACTTGAATGAGGTTTCATTGTGCACTGATTTGGCTGGCACTAACTTCATCGCATGCCCTCAACAACGTCCTGCTGGAGTAACCACATGTTCTAGCGGAGCTAGGATTATGCTACCTCATCCGAAACCTCAACC gaTATTGCCGGAAGTAACAGATGGGATATATCCTGTGTTTGAATGA
- the LOC107877519 gene encoding ribonuclease S-4 isoform X2, which translates to MLGSLGSWWFGMPVAAGASAQVVRSYFCLQQYKQAFQRHFKFTTQVVTQLTAFWPSLTSRDPKEMWREAWKTYGTCLVTPKLKGPTQYFNRAIRLSDEIGNLLEKHLIQSDGIVPCDSATYTNVEILNSLKTVTTVNNQNEKEVSFTCADINATHAYLNQVTFCYNKDAKDFEDCPTSNRCRVENIIVPRPSPPTTRPSSLQTLQTGEKLQQII; encoded by the exons ATGCTGGGGTCTCTCGGATCTtggtggttcgggatgcccgtcgcggctgGGGCTTCGGCTCAGGTCGTGAGATCATATTTTTGCCTTCAGCAATACAAACAAGCTTTTCAAAGACATTTTAag TTTACTACCCAAGTGGTCACTCAACTCACCGCATTTTGGCCATCTCTCACTAGCCGTGATCCCAAAGAAATGTGGAGGGAAGCTTGGAAGACTTATGGAACATGTCTAGTAACACCAAAGTTGAAAGGTCCAACACAATATTTCAATAGGGCTATAAGATTGTCAGATGAAATTGGAAATTTGTTAGAAAAACACTTAATACAATCAGATGGAATTGTCCCTTGTGACTCTGCTACGTACACCAATGTTGAAATCTTGAATTCACTCAAAACAGTTACAACAGTCAACAACCAAAACGAGAAGGAAGTGTCATTCACTTGCGCAGACATTAATGCAACTCATGCTTATTTGAATCAAGTTACATTTTGCTACAACAAAGATGCAAAGGATTTTGAAGATTGTCCAACTAGCAACCGTTGTCGtgttgaaaatattattgttCCTCGTCCTTCACCTCCAACTACTCGACCTTCATCTCTACAG ACTCTTCAAACTGGAGAAAAgcttcaacaaataatttaa
- the LOC107877519 gene encoding ribonuclease S-4 isoform X1 encodes MVHNQLFLKDILNKKKKKMKMKNLSLFLVTLTLFFISVCSQNVAQTQFVYRWPETYCNKDTKTTVKCNKIPPLQFTLVEFWGLDSNGKLLENCKDTAPKDWDKTVFTTQVVTQLTAFWPSLTSRDPKEMWREAWKTYGTCLVTPKLKGPTQYFNRAIRLSDEIGNLLEKHLIQSDGIVPCDSATYTNVEILNSLKTVTTVNNQNEKEVSFTCADINATHAYLNQVTFCYNKDAKDFEDCPTSNRCRVENIIVPRPSPPTTRPSSLQTLQTGEKLQQII; translated from the exons ATGGTTCATaaccagttatttctcaaagacattctgaacaaaaaaaaaaaaaaaatgaaaatgaagaaCCTTTCGCTCTTTCTTGTCACTCTCACACTATTTTTCATTTCTGTTTGTTCACAAAATGTAGCACAAACACAATTTGTTTATAGATGGCCAGAAACTTACTGTAATAAAGATACCAAAACAACAGTGAAATGTAATAAAATTCCTCCTCTTCAATTCACTTTGGTTGAATTTTGGGGACTTGACTCTAATGGAAAATTGTTGGAGAATTGCAAAGATACAGCACCAAAAGATTGGGATAAAACAGTG TTTACTACCCAAGTGGTCACTCAACTCACCGCATTTTGGCCATCTCTCACTAGCCGTGATCCCAAAGAAATGTGGAGGGAAGCTTGGAAGACTTATGGAACATGTCTAGTAACACCAAAGTTGAAAGGTCCAACACAATATTTCAATAGGGCTATAAGATTGTCAGATGAAATTGGAAATTTGTTAGAAAAACACTTAATACAATCAGATGGAATTGTCCCTTGTGACTCTGCTACGTACACCAATGTTGAAATCTTGAATTCACTCAAAACAGTTACAACAGTCAACAACCAAAACGAGAAGGAAGTGTCATTCACTTGCGCAGACATTAATGCAACTCATGCTTATTTGAATCAAGTTACATTTTGCTACAACAAAGATGCAAAGGATTTTGAAGATTGTCCAACTAGCAACCGTTGTCGtgttgaaaatattattgttCCTCGTCCTTCACCTCCAACTACTCGACCTTCATCTCTACAG ACTCTTCAAACTGGAGAAAAgcttcaacaaataatttaa